The DNA region CTTCGCGGTAATATTCTGGCCACCGATGGCACACTGCTGGCAACCACCGTGCCGGTGTTCGAAGTACGCATGGACGTGGCCAACCCGCACATCACCGATCAGCGGTTTTATTCTGCACTCGACTCGCTGGCCACCGGACTGGCTGCCGTATTGAAGAACAAATCCAGGCTGCAGTATTACAACGAGCTGAAAGAAGCACGAGCCAAAGGAAACCGTTATCTGCTGCTCAAAAGACGGGTTACCTATGCCGAAGTAAAGGAATTGCGCAAGCTCCCAGTGCTGAACATGGGCAAGTTTAGGGGTGGATTGATTCTGGTGCCTGAAACAAGGCGTGAGCGACCATATAAAGATCTGGCATTAAGAACTATAGGCTACGAGATAGAGCGGGAAAACCTGTTCGTGGGCATCGAAGGAGCTTACCATGAGTACCTCAAAGGCCATGATGGGAAGCAGGTGAAGCGCCGCATCAACCATGGCGACTGGATGCCAATGTTCGACGAAAACATGGTTGAGCCCCAGAACGGGAAAGACGTAGTAAGTACCATCGATGTCAATATCCAGGATGTGGCCCAGCAGGCACTGCGCCGAAATCTTGAAGAAAACCAGGCCTACCAGGGCTGTGCCATCCTCATGGAAGCCGAAACAGGCCATATCCTGGCCATAGCCAACCTCACCTACGACGAAAAAACCAAAAAATATACCGAGAGCTACAACTACGCCATACGCGAAAGCGTGGAACCAGGTTCGACCTTCAAGCTGGCCTCAATGCTGGTATTGCTCGAGGACAAGAAAGTCAAACCTTCCGACCCGATGTTTATCGGCAACGGGCAGATGCAGTTTCACACCCGCGTCATGAAAGATGTCCATCCTATCCGGGATGGCCATACCACCGTGCGCGAGATTTTCGAGAAATCTTCAAATGTGGGTGTGGCCAAGCTCGTGTGGAACAACTACATCAACAAGCCTGAACAATTTATCGATAAGCTATACGAAATCGGACTCAACAAACCCCTCGATATTGAAATCAAAGGCGAATCGCGCCCGGTGATCAAACACCCCTCAAACAAGCAGTACTGGTACGGCACATCGCTGGCCTGGATGTCGATCGGATACGAACTGCAGATGACACCCCTGC from Bacteroidota bacterium includes:
- a CDS encoding penicillin-binding protein 2, which produces MNDPKKGILLRVYLVYASVLLFATVVIYNIGRIQFVHGEELRAKAEQQEIRVFRIEALRGNILATDGTLLATTVPVFEVRMDVANPHITDQRFYSALDSLATGLAAVLKNKSRLQYYNELKEARAKGNRYLLLKRRVTYAEVKELRKLPVLNMGKFRGGLILVPETRRERPYKDLALRTIGYEIERENLFVGIEGAYHEYLKGHDGKQVKRRINHGDWMPMFDENMVEPQNGKDVVSTIDVNIQDVAQQALRRNLEENQAYQGCAILMEAETGHILAIANLTYDEKTKKYTESYNYAIRESVEPGSTFKLASMLVLLEDKKVKPSDPMFIGNGQMQFHTRVMKDVHPIRDGHTTVREIFEKSSNVGVAKLVWNNYINKPEQFIDKLYEIGLNKPLDIEIKGESRPVIKHPSNKQYWYGTSLAWMSIGYELQMTPLQMLTFYNAVANNGKMVKPLFVKEIRQGNSILEKREPVVLNERIASQATIDTLRKLLESVVENGTGKALKNDAYKVAGKTGTAQIAAGKKGYDKQNYNASFVGYFPADNPKYTCIVVVSRPKAGKIYGGAVAAPVFREIADKVYATRPDLHDGSRRQEEQTHYAALTPQFKKYYKPEASRLLEMLRIPVAGSNAPSNWVSVKPNGSLVELVAVKDTLAPNQMPDLSGLQLRDALYVTASKGLKTKVKGKGKVAAQSIMAGDTIREGQFVELQLSGL